A stretch of the Neodiprion lecontei isolate iyNeoLeco1 chromosome 4, iyNeoLeco1.1, whole genome shotgun sequence genome encodes the following:
- the LOC107224334 gene encoding protein ELYS isoform X2 has translation MKELEHTRCEVRKIIEIQASIWDGLNPSDGDEFRQSAGSPASRGSDIPRGSFLEDANHAWLSNGSRLVVINTKTGENISSWTFCQKVTAVAQFPTQPGDVLLLLVGLDNGANRAKDSAGMLCIFDCSTSRVLRSIRMPAGVEQVCVMNGGAEWEDFNEKRTHGMLSNSSGIACVALRNLYHIVLDLRRVLWDGDVSYLTTNELSPADIELSEDRYSLSSRQRCDRGIHKAYNLLNPGIEDFIRFNREEFESSPLYDENFTTTLIYAKKIGCVISGCLGRVIIWQNDGSIGWISASAKNSMAISHLALLEPADDPRPFYYLWVAYQEETFETAPILKMYALLIERRYCDKETNLHFKIEGEPSLKFDLQLEPVDRITNLVSIERMNNCEQSEPNNKKGDASLLLIGLSGKALLFDLNQWYREHLPRNIHNCQNPNTFLCYYQMKSETLNIADDMVLSCAYSPLTLREFPNNGGNSLDELFYPKSLCLDWVELTNNHLRIWMTRGLQWELLRDMAIAGPSILIQPSETFHKCLAAGLVPFNTDCSFDCDQNAQREMLLSLCLEQRWASFLIKCAKEWGDGSVSYLFPMFLRWGAQRASSLKMVADQLCIPLFDQSGSTIGDKEIKLLRFCSQQLECLSTVVARLPIPSDDLVKQQRALRRVATHLGVLLWFYDVGLLPETHEVNDEPLPITFSLQIPYPYERLAAIYKNKRQQIRENTVSPPDRKEELFIDELMTEECQALRSQWEREGGDITTGGYYPPPSLQSLLRSYLFDCYNQNESDEIENKHQITIYLLMDLVKLLQGSCPDVDQLIKYPSAFKMSPSLIKLTQAFWLLDHEDYQGFLDTLTGQLVSDSDVKEWHHKLVIRTLIRNNEYKIALIYLRVRKPPLSAICDQSTSISLSVECGLVQTAFHQRPQSHYRQLLTCFFQACKACGKLNEILQLALDPEEEEAFVKFLEGNKLEETRLLYYLQRCRYTEAGSAYQSSLSKTHLKNIQSASLTMVQAYNATLPDVTKALSLNSVGKFFADDTEPRHLRPMSHKQSCSRSHRVFETVLEKVKETYVRRDNCQIPFISAPCTSLRLKSMKTNSSCVLFPTLVPKTLRKRTRDQMIDDEVHPLAAEKSKRRKLSGETDTPSKSSVSILSTGVAFETPLIKRKKPLSDKMECDMETPHSILKIRQLIQSSTSPTILTRDSLNQQQDDLFKQQERKPTRQIRFSIGQSLNDSSHEEAAVESSNIADKDNTSEVSEEVFYSPNTSSKSQSANSSHSIMNIKGPRARPSLRSSGHLSSSESLIESRDPLNKMDFRAIPSNHSLSEQSSLTATPIALPRKSISSVPEHLKLAERYQHLRCSVSPITPHSALNESRYLSSVLSSDSSSLSTPAVTSKHGNSSSRAGIGSGIEKSNICSNTREYKYPMAGRNLVSVEMTKSKTVTRSLLSKTVITEEIDNDDDDRGDQNVVVEVDDFGLDHEPEVCFVVNKLAEEYLPDHQENDQISNERGDSEEYNNAFKADGTVISKTYEQTKQQSNKEKLEDQDMYSSQNSEEPETSEDGIDHPGDLDNDMDDYEPELTALKERAEDEENAECFQSLTNSAASFREPSESEIFINALSVHESGGQDEDRELQGLSKPSLIENSNITEDESSNDITEVSQKVVNKSQSKTNNWEFLASSHTNTKEFSLSMPNKDMNESNFTEDESISSIEHFELIADDSDMEEDCNQDLTKKKHLVTTNGERRTQWTKQVADGFVYDSRVQNPRCNTKRFDNSKKSTELENPAILSETDSAMTTVSATDIPSSSGAESTRYSPLSTSYQRGKTSENKGREKSKSPTPVRLTRARRASSVTNEVLASARNNLKPIDVVDSLENSAKLVDVESVNEPESVRARGKRRSASVDKELLSVLEENVEEIQTNKPEIALRRSSRRAASAQREMSTIQEISHDSLKHSTLTSISETDFSNESEPINKKGQRSRKVSHTSQDNDISLITRSKRSVSVAKETAPESQSTSRTTRKRGNSVPKEIFETSRTRRASSLAKDIISEETTKSPAVIKRPKSSLLVQSSEESAVNSPAKNTRSRRVLSQSIPEEKDEEMSYIQTRGRSSSNASDVSTQKKSKERRAASLEPSKSEVKKRTRRTFAKNFVSDEKINEEPVEDNKEDKAETAKRTSRKRTDSATSIPGDSNTEKVRGGRKASRSKSSNSDVFVFSPPDVTSDPPSSQQDVEEVPPYVFSPPHTRSRQPVLSQLRK, from the exons atgaaaGAGCTGGAGCATACGCGTTGTGAG GTTCGTAAAATAATAGAAATCCAAGCATCGATATGGGATGGCCTTAACCCGTCAGATGGAGATGAATTTAGACAGTCAGCAGGATCCCCTGCCTCCAGAGGCTCAGATATTCCCCGTGGAAGCtttttggaagatgcgaaTCACGCATGGCTGAGTAATGGTTCACGGCTTGTTGTAATCAACACAAAAACAGGAGAAAACATTTCCTCTTGGACTTTCTGTCAGAAAGTGACGGCTGTCGCACAATTTCCCACGCAGCCTGGGGACGTTTTATTGCTCTTAGTTGGACTGGATAATGGCGCGAATAGAGCTAAAGATTCTGCTGGAATGTTGTGCATTTTTGACTGCTCCACATCAAGAGTTCTCAGATCAATAAGG ATGCCTGCAGGTGTGGAGCAGGTGTGCGTGATGAACGGAGGTGCAGAGTGGGAAGATTTCAATGAGAAAAGAACACATGGCATGTTGAGCAATAGTTCTGGAATCGCGTGTGTCGCTTTGCGCAATCTGTACCATATTGTATTGGATTTGCGTCGTGTATTATGGGACGGAGATGTATCTTACCTGACGACCAATGAACTATCACCAGCTGACATTGAATTATCTGAAGACAGGTATTCATTATCTTCGAGACAACGTTGTGATAGGGGAATACACAAAGCGTACAACCTGCTGAATCCTG GCATTGAAGACTTTATAAGATTCAATCGGGAGGAATTTGAATCATCACCGCTgtatgatgaaaattttacaacgacACTGATCTATGCAAAAAAGATTGGCTGTGTGATATCTGGATGTTTGGGGAGGGTCATAATTTGGCAAAACGATGGTTCGATTGGTTGGATAAGTGCTTCTGCTAAAAATAGTATGGCGATCAGTCATTTGGCTCTGCTTGAGCCAGCCGACGATCCGAGACCATTTTACTACCTGTGGGTTGCGTACCAGGAAGAAACCTTTGAAACAGCTCCTATTCTAAAGATGTACGCACTGCTCATCGAAAGAAGGTATTGTGACAAGGAAACCAATCTGCATTTTAAGATAGAAGGTGAGCCCAGTCTGAAATTTGATCTACAATTAGAACCTGTTGACAGAATAACGAACTTGGTTTCGATAGAAAGAATGAACAATTGTGAGCAAAGTGAACCGAACAATAAGAAAGGAGATGCGAGCTTATTGCTAATTGGATTGAGTGGGAAAGCGTTATTATTTGATTTAAATCAGTGGTACAGAGAACATTTACCACGAAACATTCACAACTGTCAGAACCCAAATACTTTCCTGTGTTATTATCAGATGAAATCAGAGACATTGAATATTGCTGACGATATGGTTTTAAGCTGTGCTTATTCTCCTTTAACGTTAAGAGAGTTTCCTAATAACGGAGGAAATTCTCTGGATGAGCTGTTCTACCCCAAATCTCTGTGTCTTGATTGGGTGGAGCTCACAAATAACCACCTAAGAATTTGGATGACCCGAGGGTTGCAGTGGGAATTACTACGAGACATGGCTATTGCTGGTCCCAGCATTTTGATTCAACCCTCAGAAACATTTCATAAGTGCCTTGCCGCTGGATTAGTCCCATTCAACACCGACTGCTCTTTTGACTGTGATCAAAACGCACAACGAGAAATGCTCCTTTCTCTCTGTCTGGAGCAAAGATGGGCATCATTCTTAATCAAATGTGCCAAAGAATGGGGGGATGGGAGCgtatcatatttatttcctaTGTTTTTGAGGTGGGGAGCTCAGAGGGCTTCTTCCCTAAAAATGGTAGCTGATCAGCTATGTATTCCACTGTTTGACCAATCCGGTTCAACAATCGGAGACAAAGAGATAAAGTTGTTACGGTTTTGTTCACAACAACTTGAATGCTTATCAACAGTAGTTGCCAGATTACCCATCCCATCGGACGATCTTGTGAAGCAACAAAGAGCCTTACGCCGTGTCGCTACTCATCTAGGAGTTCTTCTTTGGTTTTACGATGTCGGTCTACTACCTGAAACACATGAAGTCAATGATGAACCATTACCAATAACATTCTCGCTGCAAATACCATATCCATACGAGAGATTAGCAGccatttataaaaataaacgtcAACAAATTAGAGAGAATACTGTTAGCCCTCCAGATCGTAAGGAAGAGTTATTCATTGATGAGTTAATGACAGAAGAGTGTCAGGCATTAAGATCACAGTGGGAACGCGAAGGCGGGGATATTACCACAGGAGGATATTATCCTCCTCCATCTTTACAATCGCTTCTAAGAAGTTACCTCTTCGACTGCTATAATCAGAACGAGTCTGACGAAATCGAGAACAAACATCAAATTACGATTTATTTGCTAATGGATCTGGTTAAACTTTTACAAGGTTCTTGCCCCGATGTTGATCAGTTGATAAAGTATCCATCAGCTTTTAAGATGAGTCCGAGTCTCATAAAATTAACTCAAGCCTTCTGGTTACTTGATCATGAAGATTATCAAGGATTCTTGGACACTCTGACCGGGCAATTGGTATCAGATTCAGATGTTAAAGAGTGGCATCACAAACTTGTAATAAGAACATTGATTCGTAATAATGAGTACAAAATAGCACTGATTTATTTGCGAGTAAGAAAACCGCCTCTGTCAGCAATTTGTGATCAGAGTACCAGCATCAGTCTTTCAGTTGAATGTGGTTTGGTTCAAACAGCTTTTCACCAAAGACCACAGTCACACTATAGACAATTGTTAACTTGCTTTTTTCAAGCATGTAAAGCCTGTGGTAAATTGAATGAGATTCTACAACTTGCTTTGGATCCTGAAGAGGAAGAAGCCTTTGTAAAATTCCTTGAGGGAAATAAGTTGGAAGAAACTCGTTTGTTGTACTATTTACAAAGGTGTCGTTACACCGAAGCAGGAAGTGCTTATCAGTCTAGTCTCTCTAAGActcatttaaaaaatattcagtcgGCTTCTTTAACAATGGTTCAAGCTTATAATGCTACACTACCCGATGTAACAAAAGCTCTGTCGTTAAATtctgttggaaaatttttcgctgATGACACAGAACCTAGACATTTAAGGCCAATGTCGCACAAACAGAGCTGTAGTAGGAGTCACAGAGTTTTTGAAACTGTTCTTGAAAAGGTCAAGGAGACATATGTCCGAAGAGACAATTGTCAAATTCCATTTATAAGTGCACCATGTACTTCTCTGAGATTAAAGAGCATGAAGACAAACTCCAGCTGTGTTCTGTTTCCTACACTAGTACCAAAAACATTGAGGAAAAGAACTCGGGATCAAATGATAGACGATGAAGTACATCCGCTTGCTGCTGAGAAGAGTAAACGAAGGAAATTATCAGGGGAAACGGATACACCTTCTAAATCTAGTGTGAGTATTCTAAGCACGGGCGTTGCATTTGAAACACCCTtaattaaaagaaagaaacccTTGTCTGATAAGATGGAATGTGATATGGAGACACCGCATTCCATATTAAAAATTCGGCAACTGATACAAAGCTCTACATCGCCAACGATCTTAACTCGAGATTCACTCAACCAGCAGCAAGatgatttattcaaacaaCAAGAACGAAAACCTACCAGGCAAATTCGTTTTAGTATTGGACAATCGCTCAATGATTCTAGTCATGAGGAGGCAGCAGTTGAGTCATCGAATATCGCTGATAAAGATAACACATCGGAAGTAAGTGAGGAAGTATTTTACAGTCCAAATACCAGTAGCAAATCTCAAAGTGCCAATAGCAGTCACAgtataatgaatataaaagGTCCTCGTGCTCGACCTAGTCTCAGGAGCAGTGGTCATTTATCTTCAAGTGAATCACTGATCGAGTCCAGAGATCCTTTAAATAAAATGGACTTTAGGGCTATACCGTCCAACCACTCACTCAGTGAACAATCGTCACTGACTGCCACTCCGATTGCTCTGCCTCGAAAATCTATATCATCAGTACCGGAACACCTAAAACTTGCGGAACGCTACCAGCATCTCCGTTGCTCTGTGTCTCCAATCACACCACATTCCGCGTTAAACGAGTCAAGATATTTATCCAGCGTATTGTCGTCAGACAGCAGCTCTCTTTCAACACCTGCAGTTACTTCCAAGCATGGTAATTCCAGTTCGCGCGCAGGAATTGGAAGTGGGATAGagaaatcaaatatttgtaGTAATACAAGAGAATACAAGTATCCGATGGCTGGAAGAAATCTGGTGTCTGTGGAAATGACTAAATCTAAAACTGTAACTCGTTCTCTCTTATCGAAAACTGTTATCACAGAAGAAattgataatgatgatgatgatagaGGAGATCAGAACGTTGTAGTGGAAGTTGATGACTTTGGACTAGATCACGAGCCTGAAGTATGCTTTGTAGTTAATAAACTGGCCGAGGAGTATTTGCCTGACCATCAAGAGAATGATCAGATATCAAACGAGAGAGGTGATTCAGAGGAATACAACAATGCGTTTAAGGCTGATGGTActgtaatttcaaaaacttacgaacaaacgaaacaacaaagtaaTAAGGAAAAACTAGAAGATCAGGACATGTATTCTTCTCAAAATAGTGAGGAACCTGAAACCAGCGAGGATGGTATTGACCATCCGGGAGACCTGGATAATGATATGGATGATTATGAACCAGAATTAACTGCTTTGAAAGAAAGAGCAGAAGACGAAGAGAATGCAGAATGCTTCCAAAGTTTAACAAATTCTGCTGCCAGTTTCAGAGAACCATCTGAgagtgaaatatttataaatgctCTTTCAGTGCACGAATCAGGAGGTCAAGATGAAGACAGAGAGTTACAGGGATTATCAAAACCCtcattaattgaaaattccaACATTACTGAGGATGAATCATCTAACGATATAACTGAAGTAAGCCaaaaagttgtaaataaatcacagtcaaaaacaaataattgGGAATTTTTGGCTAGCTCTCATACAAACACtaaagaattttcattatctatGCCAAACAAAGATATGAACGAGTCTAACTTTACTGAGGATGAATCTATCAGTAGCATTGAACACTTTGAATTGATCGCTGATGATTCGGATATGGAAGAAGACTGCAACCAAGATTTGACAAAGAAGAAACATCTTGTGACGACGAATGGTGAAAGAAGAACTCAATGGACAAAACAAGTTGCCGATGGTTTTGTATATGACTCGCGTGTTCAAAATCCACGATGTAACACAAAAAGGTTTGACAACAGTAAGAAATCCACAGAACTTGAAAACCCAGCCATTCTTAGTGAAACCGATAGTGCGATGACAACAGTCTCTGCAACTGATATACCGTCATCGTCAGGTGCGGAGAGTACAAGATATTCTCCGCTCAGCACATCCTACCAAAGAGGTAAGACTTCTGAAAATAAAGgtagagaaaaatcgaaaagtcCAACACCTGTGCGGTTGACCAGGGCTCGCAGAGCATCGTCAGTAACAAATGAGGTGTTGGCGTCAGCTAGAAACAATTTAAAACCTATTGATGTGGTAGATTCTTTGGAGAACTCTGCCAAATTAGTTGATGTTGAATCTGTAAATGAACCTGAGTCCGTAAGGGCAAGAGGTAAAAGAAGATCAGCTTCGGTAGACAAAGAATTACTCTCAGTGCTAGAGGAGAATGTGGAAGAAATTCAAACCAATAAGCCTGAGATAGCATTGCGGAGAAGTTCTAGACGCGCTGCATCAGCACAAAGAGAAATGTCAACCATCCAAGAAATTTCTCATGATAGTCTTAAACATTCTACCCTTACTTCGATATCTGAGACAGATTTCAGTAATGAATCTGAACCAATTAACAAGAAAGGTCAAAGGTCGCGTAAGGTGAGCCATACTAGTCAGGACAATGACATTAGTTTAATCACCAgaagcaaaagaagcgtgtcAGTGGCTAAGGAAACAGCACCGGAAAGTCAGAGTACAAGTAGAACAACAAGGAAACGTGGTAATTCTGTACCTAAGGAAATATTCGAAACATCAAGAACCAGACGAGCTTCATCTCTGGCTAAAGATATAATCAGCGAAGAAACGACTAAGTCACCTGCTGTAATTAAACGGCCAAAATCATCACTGCTAGTTCAAAGTAGTGAAGAGTCAGCTGTTAATAGTCCAGCAAAAAATACTAGAAGTCGACGTGTACTTTCCCAATCCAttccagaagagaaagatGAGGAAATGTCATATATTCAAACTAGAGGGAGATCGTCATCAAATGCTTCAGACGTTTCAACACAGAAGAAATCAAAAGAGAGGAGAGCTGCTAGCTTAGAACCTTCTAAGtcagaagtgaaaaaaaggaCTCGACGTACCTTTGCCAagaattttgtttcagatgaaaaaataaacgaggAACCCGTTGAAGATAATAAAGAGGATAAGGCTGAAACAGCTAAAAGAACTAGCCGGAAAAGGACAGATTCGGCAACAAGCATTCCTGGTGACAGCAACACGGAAAAGGTGAGAGGTGGAAGAAAAGCTTCTCGATCCAAAAGTAGCAATAGTGATGTTTTCGTCTTTTCTCCACCTGATGTTACATCTGATCCGCCAAGTAGTCAGCAAG ATGTTGAAGAAGTTCCACCATACGTTTTTTCACCTCCGCATACAAGATCAAGACAACCAGTACTCAGCCAGCTCC gaaaatga